In Papaver somniferum cultivar HN1 chromosome 9, ASM357369v1, whole genome shotgun sequence, the genomic stretch GGCAGGCTATTAGTTTCTATCATGTATGAAGCCGCCCACAACCACAACCTAGTAGTAATCGTCAGATTTCTCTTCTCCTACACACAGGTCTATTAAATTCTAGATCTGTAGTCTACATGTAATACCGTATTAATGAATAATTTGCTCTTGCaaaaaaattccttttgtatttaAAATCCATGTTAATTTAGATCACAAACAAAAACCTCGAAAGAAGACAAATGGAAAAAATATGACAGCTGTGGGAGGATTTGAACCCACGCCCTTTCGGAGCAGAGCCTAAATCTGGCGCCTTAGACCACTCGGCCAAACTGTCCTGTCGCTATTCAAAAGTAACGTTCATGCAGTGTCATAGttaaattttttaaccccattTAGCATGCCTTAGAAGTACTGCAACCCAAGTATATATATAACCAGTTTCCTCTACCACTTATTTCTTATCCCTAGTCTACCCAAACCattgacaacaacaacaaaactccAGATAACTCACCAGAAGTTCGTCATCTCAAGAGTAATAATTACAGCCAAGAAGGGAAAAAGTAGTAATGAGAGTGTTCCACAAGTTCATACATAAAAATTAAAGAATTCGATGTTGCACTTCAAACAAGCTTGTAGTAGTAATATAATATTAGCTGCAAGAAAACATAATCGTAAAAGATATCCTTTCATGGTAGATTCAAGTAGAAGATATAATGATGTTGGGTTTGTCTTAGTAACGGGTGATGAGTCTGACATTACAAATGCCCTCCATGAAAGAGAGAAGACCCACTTTAAAGCAATACATGAAATACATTGTTGTGTGCACGTAGTTATGCCTCAAGTCTTTCGAGATCGGTAAAGGGTAGAATGAATCCTCCTCATACATATACAATTCAACACGACCCAATCATCTCCATTACATGTTAACGACTATTGCAAAATTTATCctgttcttattatttttttgatcaaCTCTTGTGTGATTTGAATTAGTAATAAGTACAAAAGTAAAATTGTGTTTGAACTTGTATGAATTGCATAATTGAACACTCAAGAACAacattttaaaaccaaatagaaAGATCAACCTTAGGAAATTGTCATCAACCCAAACTTAACGCGTAAATGCATTTCAATTCACAGACGGACCATCCTGGTTGACAGATGACGGTGATCCAGATTGCCTAGAGAGAGTTAGGTCATTCCAAGAATATATCATGTGTACCAGAACGAGGAGGTGTATTTCCTCCCCCTACATAGCGGACAGGTGCTTCATCCACCGTGTTAAGGGCGCGTAAATCGGCTTCAGCAGCATCTCCATTCAAATGTTGGACGATTTTTTGGATGGTTGGCCTAGCAGTGGGTTGAAAACGGCAACATAGTAACCCAAGCTTTAACACCAAAAGCATTTCGTCTTCTGCATATTCACCTCTTAACCTCTTATCAGCAGTATTAAGAATTGCATCATCCTTCATAGAAGACGACACCCAATCAACAAGATGCAGACCCCGTTCAGCCACTAAATGAGGTCTTCTTCCGCTAGCAATTTCAAGCATGAAAGCCCCAAATGCGTACACATCTGTCTGAGTCGATGGCATTCCATATTGCATTTCTGGTGCAACATATCCAACTACTCTCGAAGTTGGAGCACTATCCGCTCCATGATCAGACAGTTTTGCATGACCAAAATCGCCCAACCTTGCATTCATCTTATCATCCAAAAAGACATTGCTGGATTTAATGTCTCTGTGGATCACAACTTGTTTCAACCCTTTATGCAGATAATACAATCCATTTGCAACATCTTTTATGATTTGAAATCTCTGACTCCAAATAAACGTGCAATATAGCGGATTCCGTTTCGGATAGAGAAACATGTCTACACTTCCATTGGGCATGTAATCATAAACCAAAAGCAGCTGTCCTTCGTGTTCACAGTAGCCATGTAGGAATACCAAGTTTTGGTGGCGAAGCTTACCCAGACTCCCGATCTCCGCTGTGAACTCCCTCGATCCATATTTTGCATCACCAGGGACTTTCTTGACAGCAACTTGCGATTCAGAATTCGGTAATATACCTCTGTAAACGGTACCAGAGGCACCTTCCCCAATTTGTTCGCTGAACACACTTGTAGCCTCTTCCAGCTCACTATACGAAAACTTTTGAACCTCTGATGCTGGTTGAGGTGATGGTGAAACTACTGGGAcgttttttgttttctgttttcgcATATAATAGAGGCCGAAAATCACCAATAATGCCAGAACTACAATTGAGCCAATTATTGCGGAGACAATTATTGCGATGTTGTTGTTCTTAGAAGGTTtgggaggaggagaaggagaAGGCGAAGGAGAAAGTGAAGGGGAAGGAGGAGATCCAGGAGATGTAGGAGGCCGAGGAAGCTTAGGAAGGCTTGAAAGGTTTAGGTCTTGAGCTGTACCATTAATCTCAAAACTCCACCCTAATACGTAATGAGATGTTAACACAGATTGGGTTGAGGCTGAGAATCCAATGTACATGGGCTCTAAGAAAATATCTGAGAGATTTCTTTTCAACGAAAAGAGTGGAACATCTGGTTTTGATACATTAAATGGAGCTAAGGTGACATTAATTTTGTTGTTTATCGCATCATACTCTACCCAAACTTGTATCTGTTCCTTGTCAAGACTTAGAGGCTGTTTCTTTTTTTCCCCATTGGTGAAGTAAATAGAAGAAGTGGATTTAACAGACGTACCGTTGATTTCAATTCTCAGACGGGGATCTTTGATCGTGTCAAGCTCCACTGCGAGGACATCGTTTGCGGAATTTCCATTGTTGGTGTCATGGGCACCTTTGCCTGGAAATTGGCTTGATAAAGTTCCCGGTAGACTTCTTTGAGGCGCAATAATAAAAGCCATTCTCTGACCGCTTAATTTATCCAATCCAGATACTACTATTCCAATGACAAAAGTTGTAGAGAAAGAAACATTACCCTTGAGCTGTAGCGGTTTCGAATAGAAGGCATGACCTTGCTTATCAATATCATTTTGATCGGTTAACTGCAAGAGGCCGTTCTCTGTGACATGAGCCTCACCATCCATCATCAGTATATCACCTCCAAATCCATCATTGTACACAAATTGCGAGTTCGCAAAACTCTTGATTAGTAGGAGAAACAAGAAAAGAACAATCTCAGAGAAGATGATCCTCATATTTTTTGGCGAACGTTCCATGACTTGTTTGCAAGGATAAATTTCTTGCAAGAACGAACGCCCATTAACAACATAAGAACATGAAAGTGGATTTTTACATTTTCATTCAGACGTATAGATAGCTGATGTAAGATTACTTAAAAACAGTTTGAAGAATTCAGTGTAGACATTACACAGATATATGAAAGCGACATTTTTATTCAACTGTTGCTGACTGTTTGAGGATCTGAAGGTAATAACTTGATCCAAATATACTCCATTTCCTTGAAAATGTACACTAGACCAGTTCAGGTGCCAGAATTCTGGAGGTAAGAAACTAATCACATCTTGCCACGTGGTTTCTTCAACCCTTAAGTGAATTAACTCGTCGCCTCAACTACTATAGACACCGCCCATCAGCCTTCACTCGTGCTCTCCATAGTTGATGCCATGTTCTCTAGTAGTTGCTGTGGTAATAATATTAAAAACTGTTACTTGCTAATAGTTTATTTGGCATATGAACTTGAAAAGGCCTTTCTGAACATAATGTACTTGGCTGAGGTCTGAATTATTCCCATTATAATCAATTCAGCATTATCTAGTCATTATATGCAAAGTTTTTGCCAATATAATTTCATTTCATTGCCTACTTGGATTTATTAATGCAGATGAGGTCAACTAATCACACGTCTTTCCTGCAATCCTCGAATGGATGCTACTAtggcatatttttttttttaatggaaaagCCAAAAATGATTCCCCGATTGACAATCACTTGGCTTCAAAATAGTTGCCAACAATCGAAATTTGATTGGAAAAAAATAACTCCCACCATTATAAAAAGCCAAAATGAATGAAATTTTCCATCTCATGTTCTCAATCCATTAGAGGAAACAAGATTTTATATTTACTATGGTAGTAAATAACTTAAGACACCCCAGCCAGTATTTACGCCCCGATATACTAAgttatatcaatctcaagcagatttttgttatagggaaagccACAATAACTTACAGGTAAACTGGCTTTCAGACGTCAAGAAGAGTTCAAATGGAACCTAGAGGAAATTTGAATTGATAATAATATGTACAAATTAATTAATTCAAAAATGAAAGTCGAACTTGTATGAAATGCATAATTGACActcaacaacaacaccatcaccaACAACAACTTATTAAAATCGAAATGGAAAGGTCAACATGAAGAAATTGTCACCCACTCTAACTTAACGCGTAAATGCATTCCGCATCACAGACGGACTTGCCTGGTTGACGGAAGTTGGTGACCCAGAGTGCCTAGAGGGAGTTGGTTCATTGCCAGATGATGTTGATCCAACGTGTGTACCAGAAAGAGGAGATGTAATTCCTCCCCCTACATAGCGGACAGGTGCCTCATCCTTGGTGTGAAGGGAACGTACATCGACTTCGGAAGCATCTCCACTTAAAAATTGGAGGATTTTTTGGACGGTTGGCCTAGCAGTGGGATCAAAACGGCAACATAGTAACCCAAGCTTTAACACCAAAAGCATCTCTTCTTCTGAATATTCACCTCCTAACTTCTTGTCAACCGTACTGAGAAGTACATTTTCTTTCATAGAAGATAATACCCAATCAACCAGATGCAGACCCCGCTCAGCCACCAAATTGGGTCTTCTCCCGCACGCAACTTCAAGCAAGAAAGCACCAAATGCGTACACATCGGTCTGTGTTGATGGCATTCCGTAATGCATTTCTGGAGCAATGTATCCCATTGTACCAACTACTCTCGAAGTTGGAGCACTATCTGCACCATGATCATACAGTTTCGCGAGGCCAAAATCACCCAATCTTGCATTCATCTGACCATCCAATAAGACATTACTGGATTTAATGTCTCTGTGAATAACTACTTGATCCCACCCTTTATGCAAATAATACAATCCATTAGCAACATCTTTTATTATTTGAAATCTCTGACTCCAATTAAGCGTGCAATATAATGGATTCCGTTTTGGATACAGGAACTTGTCTAGACCTCCATTGGGCATGAAATCATAGACCAATAGTAGCTGTCCCTCGTGTTCACAATAGCCATGGAGATGTACCAAGTTCCGGTGGCGAAGCTTACCCAGACTCTCGATCTCCGCCATAAACTGCTTGGATCCATATTTTGCATCACGAGACATTTTCTTGACAGCAACTTGTATTTCGGAATTAGGTAATACACCTCGGAAGACGGTACCAAAGGCCCCTTCTCCAATTTGTTCCTTAAACGCATTTGTAGCCTCTTCCAACTCATTATATCTAAACTTTCGAAGCCCCGCgactggtggaggtgatggtggacgTGCTGGGATGTTGTTTCTTTTCGGTTTTCGCAAATAACAGAAGCCTAAGATCGCTAGGATTGCCAGAATAAGAAGTGAGCTACCTACTGCCGCACCAATTATCACCATATTCGGCTTGGTCttagaagaaggaggaggaggaggaggagatgcAGGAGGCGGAGGAGGCTGAGGAAGCTTAGGAAGGATTGAAAGGTTTAGCGCCTGAGCTGTACCATCAAGCTGAAAACTCCACCCTAATATGTAATGATATGTTGGTACAGTTTGGGTAGAGGCTGCAAACCCAACGTACATGGAATCTAAGAATATAGTTGAGAGATCTTTGAAATATATCAGGAGTGGAACATCTGGTTTAGATACGTCGATTGGAGCCAATGTGACACGAACTTCCTTGTCTACCCCATCATACTCTACCCACACCTGTATTGGTTCCCCACTAGTAATATCTAGCTTCTTGTATTTCCCGTCAATGAAATACGCAGGGGCAGTAGAATTCACAGACCTTAGACCATTGATATCAATTCCAACATGGGGACCCGGAACGTCGTCAAACTCAACATTGTAGATGATATCTAGCTCCACCGCAAAGACATGGTTTGAGGAATTTCCATTGCTGGTGGCGTTGAATAGGCCTAGGAATTGGTTTTCTAGAGCTCCTGGTAGCTCTCTTTGAGGTGCGATAACAAAAGCCAATCCCTGACCTCTCGGGCTACTTTCAGATGCTATTGCAAAGACAAAACTAGTGGAGAAGGATAAGTTACTCTTAAATTGAAAAGGACGTTTGAAGAAGGCATGGCCTTGCTCATTCGGTCCTTTGTTGTTGGTTAACCGCAAGAGGCCGGTATCTGAATCCGCTTGAGCTTCACCATCAAACTTCAGAAAATTGCTTTTAAATCCATTGTAGTAGATATCTTTTTCAGTATGTTCCGAATTTACAAAACGCTGGATCAGTAAGAGAAACAAGAAGATAACTAGCTTGTAAAAGATTGTCCTCATCTTCGTTAACTTGAACTCTGCTATGTCTTCTTTGCAAGGCTAAATTTCTTGCTATAACGAACATTAACAACATATGTATATAGAAGTGGAGTTTTACATTTTCATTCTGCAGACTATGAATATGTAATCGTTTGCCTAATTCGAACATATAGCTAGTGTCAGACAAGATTACTTAAAAATAGTTTGACGATTTCAGAGAAGACATTTCACTGATATGAAAACGACATTTGAGTTTAATTGTTGCTGACCTATTATGACCGAGACCAATTCAAGAGGGAGGAAACTAATCACATCTCACCACGTGGTTTCTTTGACCATTAGACAATTGTCTTGTTGCCTCAACAACTACGGCCACCACCCTTCAGGCTTCACCCATAGTTTCCATAGTTCATGCCATGTTCTTTAGTAGCTGCTGAGCTAAAGATATTAAAGAAAATGCAAAATTCAACTGTCACTTGTTAGTTCTAACATTCTTATTTGAACTCGAAAAGGCGTTTTCTGAATATAGTATGTCTTTGCGTGAGTCTTTTGTGCCTAATCAGCAAACGCAAAGTTTTTTCCAATATAAATTTTATGATTGCCTAATAGGAGTTAATGCAGAAGAAGTCAACTAACACGTCTTTGCTGCAATCCTCAAACGGATGCCAATGGCATATCAAATTTTTTATGGAAATGCCAAAAAGATAATTCCTCGGCCCAGAAATAATTTCAACACTGCTACACGGGATACTGAATTGTCTGGTGTTACCAAACCATTATAAAACaaaatacggaaaatgggtcatttgtccaaatatttttaaatcacggtttaaatggacgagtaaaaaatagtttgggtgaaatggtcaaaaaaaaaatagtaatgatgaaactggtttcatcctagcttaaatttaaaaaatagtaaggatgaaacttgatacatcctgtgtaaattaaaaataagaaaaaatatttgaaaatgggcacga encodes the following:
- the LOC113314283 gene encoding L-type lectin-domain containing receptor kinase IV.1-like, with amino-acid sequence MRTIFYKLVIFLFLLLIQRFVNSEHTEKDIYYNGFKSNFLKFDGEAQADSDTGLLRLTNNKGPNEQGHAFFKRPFQFKSNLSFSTSFVFAIASESSPRGQGLAFVIAPQRELPGALENQFLGLFNATSNGNSSNHVFAVELDIIYNVEFDDVPGPHVGIDINGLRSVNSTAPAYFIDGKYKKLDITSGEPIQVWVEYDGVDKEVRVTLAPIDVSKPDVPLLIYFKDLSTIFLDSMYVGFAASTQTVPTYHYILGWSFQLDGTAQALNLSILPKLPQPPPPPASPPPPPPSSKTKPNMVIIGAAVGSSLLILAILAILGFCYLRKPKRNNIPARPPSPPPVAGLRKFRYNELEEATNAFKEQIGEGAFGTVFRGVLPNSEIQVAVKKMSRDAKYGSKQFMAEIESLGKLRHRNLVHLHGYCEHEGQLLLVYDFMPNGGLDKFLYPKRNPLYCTLNWSQRFQIIKDVANGLYYLHKGWDQVVIHRDIKSSNVLLDGQMNARLGDFGLAKLYDHGADSAPTSRVVGTMGYIAPEMHYGMPSTQTDVYAFGAFLLEVACGRRPNLVAERGLHLVDWVLSSMKENVLLSTVDKKLGGEYSEEEMLLVLKLGLLCCRFDPTARPTVQKILQFLSGDASEVDVRSLHTKDEAPVRYVGGGITSPLSGTHVGSTSSGNEPTPSRHSGSPTSVNQASPSVMRNAFTR
- the LOC113308495 gene encoding L-type lectin-domain containing receptor kinase IV.2-like gives rise to the protein MERSPKNMRIIFSEIVLFLFLLLIKSFANSQFVYNDGFGGDILMMDGEAHVTENGLLQLTDQNDIDKQGHAFYSKPLQLKGNVSFSTTFVIGIVVSGLDKLSGQRMAFIIAPQRSLPGTLSSQFPGKGAHDTNNGNSANDVLAVELDTIKDPRLRIEINGTSVKSTSSIYFTNGEKKKQPLSLDKEQIQVWVEYDAINNKINVTLAPFNVSKPDVPLFSLKRNLSDIFLEPMYIGFSASTQSVLTSHYVLGWSFEINGTAQDLNLSSLPKLPRPPTSPGSPPSPSLSPSPSPSPPPKPSKNNNIAIIVSAIIGSIVVLALLVIFGLYYMRKQKTKNVPVVSPSPQPASEVQKFSYSELEEATSVFSEQIGEGASGTVYRGILPNSESQVAVKKVPGDAKYGSREFTAEIGSLGKLRHQNLVFLHGYCEHEGQLLLVYDYMPNGSVDMFLYPKRNPLYCTFIWSQRFQIIKDVANGLYYLHKGLKQVVIHRDIKSSNVFLDDKMNARLGDFGHAKLSDHGADSAPTSRVVGYVAPEMQYGMPSTQTDVYAFGAFMLEIASGRRPHLVAERGLHLVDWVSSSMKDDAILNTADKRLRGEYAEDEMLLVLKLGLLCCRFQPTARPTIQKIVQHLNGDAAEADLRALNTVDEAPVRYVGGGNTPPRSGTHDIFLE